The proteins below are encoded in one region of Chloroflexota bacterium:
- a CDS encoding CoA transferase gives MSLCEADGSESHEGVGKRSLHRGKRSVPRGTLCVAFVSVKEAIEDRMEKVLTGVRVLDLSRWFAGPYAGTLLSHMGAEVIRVERPSGEEERNFGPHAPNGESMLTMITVQNRQGITLDILSEKGKEILHRLVRQSDVVLHSYVVGSEEAKIASYEALKEVNPRIIVGSVSGFGSSGPYAQRPCFDTIAQALSGSMSYTGFPENPPTRSGVAWVDFSSGVHLALGVMFALHHREKTGRGQAVEVALLDVAVACVAGLAVAAEYKVLGFIRMRQGNHSYHTFTDCFEAKDGWVMLGVTTNTIWRRFLRAIGREDLKDDPRFKDDESRFKNSPAIHPIASEWMKARPVDEIVEIMSKARIPCARANDVAQMVADPQVKFRQALMDMEYPNVGKVPIPGVAIKMSETPGSIDRRAPKPGEHNQEIYGRLLGLTREEVGRLGAEGVI, from the coding sequence AAACGAAGTGTGCCCAGAGGCACGCTTTGTGTAGCATTTGTTAGTGTTAAGGAGGCTATAGAGGATCGGATGGAAAAGGTTTTGACGGGCGTAAGAGTCCTGGACCTGTCCCGGTGGTTTGCCGGGCCGTACGCCGGCACGCTGCTGTCCCACATGGGGGCCGAGGTCATCAGAGTAGAGCGGCCCAGCGGCGAGGAGGAGAGGAACTTCGGGCCTCATGCTCCCAACGGCGAGAGCATGCTCACCATGATCACCGTGCAGAACAGGCAGGGGATCACCCTGGACATCCTCAGTGAAAAAGGGAAGGAAATACTGCACCGGCTGGTACGACAGTCCGATGTGGTGCTGCACAGCTATGTTGTCGGCTCGGAGGAAGCGAAGATAGCCAGCTACGAGGCGCTGAAGGAGGTCAACCCCCGGATTATCGTGGGGTCGGTATCTGGTTTCGGCTCCAGCGGGCCCTATGCCCAGCGCCCGTGCTTCGATACCATCGCCCAAGCGCTGTCAGGGTCGATGAGCTACACTGGTTTCCCGGAAAATCCCCCCACACGGTCGGGGGTGGCCTGGGTGGACTTCAGCAGCGGCGTTCACCTGGCCCTGGGCGTCATGTTCGCCCTGCACCACCGGGAGAAGACCGGCAGAGGGCAGGCGGTTGAGGTGGCCTTACTGGACGTGGCGGTGGCCTGTGTGGCCGGGCTGGCGGTGGCTGCCGAATATAAGGTCTTAGGCTTTATCCGCATGCGGCAGGGCAACCACAGCTACCATACCTTCACGGACTGCTTCGAGGCCAAGGACGGATGGGTGATGCTCGGCGTGACCACCAATACCATCTGGAGGAGGTTCTTGAGGGCGATAGGCAGAGAAGACCTGAAGGACGACCCCAGGTTCAAGGACGACGAGAGCCGTTTCAAGAATAGCCCGGCTATTCACCCCATAGCCAGCGAGTGGATGAAGGCCAGGCCGGTGGATGAGATAGTGGAGATCATGAGCAAAGCCAGAATCCCCTGCGCCCGGGCGAACGACGTAGCCCAGATGGTGGCAGACCCCCAGGTCAAGTTCCGGCAGGCGCTGATGGACATGGAGTACCCCAACGTGGGCAAGGTGCCTATACCGGGAGTAGCCATCAAGATGTCGGAGACGCCGGGCAGCATAGACAGGCGCGCCCCCAAGCCAGGGGAGCACAACCAAGAAATCTACGGCAGGCTGCTGGGGCTGACGCGGGAGGAGGTGGGGCGGCTGGGGGCGGAGGGCGTGATCTGA
- a CDS encoding nucleotidyltransferase domain-containing protein — protein MVKNKKLSKLILEVVDRIKREYEPEKIILYGSYAYGKPTEDSDIDLFIIKETDKRRVDRFVEVSRLIYEPGRRISVSPMVYTPKEVQERLALGDDFVEEILSKGEVLYAR, from the coding sequence ATGGTCAAGAACAAAAAACTGAGCAAACTCATTCTAGAGGTTGTTGACCGGATCAAGAGGGAATATGAGCCGGAGAAAATCATCCTTTACGGCTCGTATGCCTATGGCAAGCCCACTGAGGATAGCGACATTGATCTATTCATAATAAAAGAGACAGACAAGAGGCGGGTCGACCGCTTTGTGGAAGTAAGCCGACTGATATACGAGCCGGGACGCCGTATATCTGTTTCTCCCATGGTGTATACGCCAAAGGAGGTACAGGAGAGACTGGCACTAGGCGATGACTTTGTGGAAGAAATCCTGAGCAAAGGGGAAGTGCTTTATGCCCGATAA
- a CDS encoding HEPN domain-containing protein — MPDKGRLAQEWLARGSNDMQAARLAFQAGAPAGPVVLLLQQASEKYLKGYLLHKGWRLRKTHDLRELVDRAREYDAAFSDYLDLARRLTAYYLEERYPPGPPTDYPREEIAGILEQTERLIARIREAVR; from the coding sequence ATGCCCGATAAGGGAAGGCTGGCCCAGGAGTGGCTGGCTCGGGGAAGTAACGATATGCAAGCGGCACGGCTGGCTTTTCAAGCCGGTGCTCCGGCTGGCCCCGTAGTGCTTCTTCTCCAACAGGCGTCTGAGAAATACCTCAAAGGTTACCTACTTCACAAGGGATGGCGTCTCAGGAAGACTCATGACCTCAGGGAGCTTGTGGACAGGGCAAGGGAATATGACGCTGCCTTCAGCGATTACCTGGATCTGGCACGACGGTTGACGGCGTACTACTTGGAGGAGAGATATCCGCCTGGCCCGCCCACTGATTATCCCAGGGAGGAAATAGCTGGCATCCTGGAGCAGACCGAGAGACTGATTGCCAGGATAAGAGAGGCAGTGAGGTGA